AAAATCATCCAGAGCTATGTAGCAAAGCTATGTCTCAGAAGaaagccaaaaccaaataaacaacacGAAAGCGGTAAATCATAAAGTCACTCAATAGAATATTATATAAACATCAACTTTCTCAGAGCTGAGAACTATTGTACTCAGGTTAACATTGCtgaggtaaaaattaaaaatgtgccACATAGAAGGATGCGAAGTGCGTTTACTGAGTAGTTTTATTGCtcaagaaagagggaaaggataAGGTATTTTCAATACTATCAGTTGGTTTAACACTGTTCAAAAAATTGAATCTAatagagcaaagtgtggatattttatGAAGCTGGCAAAGTGTCTGAAGCTGTCCTGTACACTTTTCTGGAAGTTTCTGAATATCCTGAAGTTTGGAAGCAATGCCATGGCTGGTGGGACCCCAGGGGATAACCCCACGAAAGTAGACACTTTGTTTCTTTCACTCTAGGTTCAGACTCTTTACTTACCAGAGTGCTTGAGAAAAAGTAGTCAATTTACCAGATGAAGCAAGGCATGAAGAGGCAGTGAGAAACGTTAGAACAGTGGGGTCCAGAATAGCTGATCAAAACAGCCGTCCTTGGGCCCCAGGGACCGGCCCATTGTCTACCTAGCAGGGGTTGCCTCATTTGGGCCTTGAAGCTTGGTAGGGACAACTGTTATTCTCATCTGACAGGTGAATGGAACAGGCTTTGAAAGAGAATAGTGGTTAAAATTGAGTCTGCAtttcaccaaaataaataaataaataaaaatccagatTTTGGGCTATAGGTGGCTCCAAACTTTTGcaataaacaagacaaaaactaTCCAAGGAGTTTATAAGCACAGAGGCTAATTAAACAGATACTCTAAAATTATACCCAGGACCAGATTGAGGGCGGTGTCCAGTGCCTGACAGTCAGGAAGTGCAGGAAGCACAAAGTGAGGAACAGGGATACAAAGGAGGGGGATATATTTGAAGCTGGTGTTGAAGAAGTGCATGTATAGACTGATGCCAGGATCAAGCTCTTTCTCCTCTTGCTTGATGGTGTCGGAAGGATTCACGCCTGTGGCCGGGGAGCACAGAACCTGAGCACACAGGACTGAGGCTTCCTGTAGACAGATACAGGAACTTTGCTCTTTTATataaggggggggggagaatatCTTGAAATGATGCCAGCTGGATGTGATAGCCCAAGCCTGTACTCTTAGAGCCTCGGAATGTAaaacaggaggatctcaagttcaaacccagcctgggatacacagagagactgtctcaaaaatacaagggGGAATGCAACCGCATGCTCTTTAGTGATAACTATCACCCACTGGGCAGTTTTTGTATGCAGGGTAAAGCCTTTATATGTTTTATTGCCTTTAATTCTCACAACAAGCCTCTGAGGCAGGTACTGTTTTGTCCCCTTTCAAGGATAAGGAAACCCAGGCTTACAGACAGGATGTGTGTACAGAGTCCACAAGGGTTAGTAAATGGAGACACCGCGACAGAACCCTCAGTCATCAGCTCCCAGCGCATGTGTTTAACCACTGTCTCTCACAAGCACAGGCAGCCAATTACTGCAATAAGGGTTTAATTGTTTTCTATTGGAAGGATAAATGAGAACGTGATACAAGCGCGGTCCATTGGAAACCAAGCTATCATTACAATCATGAACACCTGTCCCATGGTCACAGCTCCATAAATGCTTGTGAAATGATGTGGCATTCACCTCTAGGAAATGGGAAACAACGTATGGAAACTCCCAGGAGGCCAATGGGACAGACACTCTAGGCAGGTCCCCAAGCTTCCCAGCATGTGGCTTCTCCAGATGAATTCCGGAACCCCCTCAGCcaggatctgtttttttttttgggggggggggcccTCTGCTTCAGAGCAAGCTCCTTCTGTAATGAGCTGAGCTACTACACACAGGAGCTCTCATCCCCACTTCCGTGACAACAGCCATTTCAGTTGGGTCAGGAGTAGATGCTGCAAAGTGGCTGCTGTcactgggatgggatgggagctTCTCTGTGTCCTAGCTCAGCCTATCACAGAGGAGGTTGTGAACAGGCACGAATTCAGGAAGAAAGGGACAAGGAACAACTCCAGCTTTTTCCTGGGAAGAGCCTTCATCTCTGGGATCTAGGGTTCGTTTTTTTTAGGCCGGCGTTCCTTCAGCAAATGTTAACCCTTGCTGGGTGCAGGAGAGGTTTTGCCCACCTGGCGGGATGTGTCCTCATATTCAGAAACTAAGAAAGAACTCCTCTCTCCACTAGGCACCCAGCACTGCAGTAGGACCGGACGCGCCAAGTCCCGTAACCCAACCCCCGCCCCTCAGAAACTAAAAACAGAGGAGGAAACCCAGGCCAGGCTAGAAAGTAGCGATTTACAAAaggaacagaggagaggagaagggacacCGAGAGGAGAAAAGGCATAGGAAATGGAGGAATGGCAGGCCAGCATCCTGACTGGATTCTCCTTGGGGCCCGATCCAAGATGCTGCTCTGGTCACAGTTTAATTAGTTACACGATTTTTCCATTGCCTCAAACAAGAGCTGCTCTCTGATTAATGTTCGAAACAGCTGGCCGATTTTAATCATGGCAAACACGATGAACCCGGCTATGATGGCCTGGGTTACTAGAAGCAGAATATAAAGACCCCAATAGAGGCTGTTATTGGAACTTTCGCCCCTGGCCACCAGCTGGGCCCATGCCTGGGACTGCCAGCCGTTAGGCAGCCCGGACGGAACCGGGGCTTCCAGAGCATTTTCGGTTGGAGGGTCGAGAGGCGGGCCGCGAGGATCCGGGCACCACGGATCACCCTGCAGCAGCTCCCAGAACGCCAGGTTGGCGCGTGGCTCCGGTCCACGGCACTGCGGGGGCTCGTCTCGGCCCAGGAGGTGCTGGTGATGTCGCAGCCACTGGAGGAAGGGCCACAGACCACAGTCGCAGAGCCAGGGGTTGTGACCCAGCAGGATCTGGGTCAGCTGGGGCAGAGCCGCGAACACGTCTCCCGGCAGCGTCTCCAGCTGGTTGTGCTCTAGCTCCACGGTCTGGAGGCTGCTGAGGTTGCGGAAGAGCGTGCGGGGAATGGCCCGCAGCCGGTTGTGGCGCAGCGACACGAGGCGCAGGCGCCCGAGGCCGCGCAGCGCGTCGTCCGGCAGCTCCGCCAGGGCGTTGGTGTGCAGCGCGAGCACGCGCAGCTCCTCCAGGCCGTGGAACGCGCCGCGCGGGAGCGCTCTCAGGAGCGGGTTCCGCGTCAGCCCCAGCGTCTGCAGGCCGCTCAGGTTGCGGAAGGCGGCGGCGGGCAGCGTGCTCAGGTGGGTGCCGTTCAGCCACAGCTCCCGCAGGCCGGTCATCTCCCCGAACAGCACCTCCGGGAGCTCCTCCAGAGGGTTCTCGAACAGAGTCAGCCGAGTCACGCTGCTCGCGTGAAGGAAGAGCGCGGGCGGCAGAGACCCCAGGAGGTTTCGGGACAGAGTCAAGGAGTTCAGGTTTCCCAGGCGGTCGAAGGCACCCGGTGCGATGGAGCGGAGGTGATTCCGCTCCAGCCGCAGCTCTGTCAGGGCGCCCAGGTTGCTCAGCAGCCCCGAATCCACAGACGTGAGCTGGTTTGAATAGAGCAGCAGTTTCTCAAGCTTAACTTGAGCTCCAAGCAATCCCTTGGGCAGGTGGGTCAGGTTGTTTCGCGATAAATCCAACACCTTCAGCTTTCCCAGGCTCGAGAAAAGGTtagcaggaagaaaagagagttgATTCTGGTTCAAACAGAGCTCCTGCAGGTTAAGCAGTTTCTGAAACAGGTTTTGGTCAAGGTCCCTTAGTGCGTTGTGGTCCAAGAACAGCTGTTCCAAGAGCACCATCTTATCCAGGATCGCACGTGGAAGATGAGAGATTTTGTTGCGCGTCAACCTGAGGGTTTTCAGTTTTACCAGGTCATTGAAGGTGCCGGGGTCGATGGCGGAAATGTGGCTATCTGAGAGCATCAGGCGCTGAAGGACAGTCATGCCGCTGAAGCTGTGTCTCCTCAATATGCCCTGGTCCATTCGGAAGAGCAGAATGTGTGTGAGGTTTGTGGGCAGACCTAGCTCAGCGATGTGAGCCACGCTGCCACCCGAGCACTGTGTGGCATCGCGGACCACACACTTGCAGGTTTTAGGGCAGGAGAAGGGTTGGGCATGCACGAGTGCGAGCACCGCGGACAGCAGGGCGCTTCTTAGCATGTCTGAAATGCAAGAGAATAAGCAAGGCTCAGAGCAGATCTTGGAGCCCTGCACCTGCTGCAAGCACAGTTCTTGGCCCAGCACTCTCACTGCCTTGGAACACCCAGATACAACCAAGTCTCCCTCTATCTTACAAAggctgattaaaaaaataaatatcctttCTATTCAGCTTATTCTGGTGTTGGAGAGTCTAGATCAGTCTTATAGGAACATatttttatccactgaaccatctccctagttCTTTTTAGAGCATTGACATTTGGGCACTTTCAAGCTACAGAATGGACAACACTTTAAAATCGTTGCAGAATGAATTAAAATTGTTACGGTCTTTTTTAGAGAGCAGTGCCTACTGGGACTGGCTGTTGTCACTGACTTTAACAAATTAAGCAGGGAAGCTTTATCCCCACCCAACAGTCAACAAGGGAACAGCAAGGCCCACTTCCACTAGATTCaatttcttacatattttcaaaGCACCAACACCCCACAACACATTACACCGTTCGGAACCCCCTCCCCTCCGCAAAGCCCGGTGGGGCTAGGTGATAATGCCCATCGCTTTATGTCATGCTTTGTGCTGAACTTTGTACTGTTATAGTAACACAGACAGCAGTAGGCTGAGTGCTCCAATACACATGAGGTTAATTTAAGGGTCACATAAACAGAATTTGAAGTTGGTCTTTCTGACTCACACATTTAAATAATGAGCTACTGTTTGCTTATAAGCCACGCTGCTTAATAAAACTACTCTGGGCATTGAGTTACCCAGGAAGCACCCAGTAATACTAGTTTATTCAAACAATGTTTCCCAAGTAAAAATCTGTACTGTGTCTTTCTTGTACCAGGTTTTCTTTTGCCCTATACAGACTGAGCCTCTAATTGCCTACACTAATTTAAGAATATTTGGCCTTACCTGAAGCCGTTCTGCACCCAGGACTGACTGGAAAGGCTTGCAGCTCTGCTGGTGACTTGGCACttcacagaggaagagggagcatTCTTGCATCCTGACGATAAAGACCTTACCAGataaaaagtcaagaaaaagaCTTATCTCCACAGGGCATATTCTAGGTTTTAATGACAAGAGTTTTCAAACTTTGAGAGTCCATGGTAAGAGCTACCAACTGTCAAAGCTAAAGGGTAGAAGGCTTAAGTTTTTCCAGAAATGGCATGTCCACTCTCATTATATCGGCCACACTTTTTTTTTGCATGCTACATTGCACTAACTCATTCCtgtgcatgagtatgtgggtGGACATGTGGCCGTGCCCCACTCCTGGGTGTCAGAAAACTCTAGGCAATCAATTCTCACCTTCCTCCATGTAGGTTCCCAAGGACTCATGCCATCTGTCTTGGAGGTAAGTATCTTTACCTGATGAAACATCTCCTTTActcaacattttatttcttaaataaggTTAAAGAATCCTCAGAtgcctcccccccgccccccaaacgGTTAGTTAAGCCATTGTCAAACATGTTCAGTAATAGCACGGCTCAAGGGTTCGTGTTCAGTTTAACTTAATGCCAAACTGCCTACCACTGTGGTTGTATTGCCACAGTGCCATATAGCGTGTGAGAACTCCTGGTCTTCACATAAAAATGGCTTATACTTGGCACCCTTTCAATCTTGGTCATTCAGATTGTTCCCATGAATGCCTATCCCTCACCTGGCACAGCTTAGGCTCAGTCTGAAGAGTAAAAATGGCACACCAATCTATCAACCTATTGTCTCAATGTGCTTTTTAATGTTGCATTTCTGTTTAATGAAAAACTTGATGTCTTTATTACAATGAAGGGCCACCTGTTCTTCAGCTTTTGAGAAACTCGGGTTccctttttatgtttatttctctctcctttagacaaccttgctatgtagcccatgctagcTTCAAATTTACAATCTTCTGGCCTAAACTTTTGAGAATCACAAAGAATGCATCACCATGTCCAGTTGTGTTCATTTTCCTATATGTAATTATAATGTAGACATTCTTTATAAGTGCTATTATCTGTCTGTTGTCAAGTCTTAGGTTATCAAGTAAATCCCTACCAATTCCTTCAAATGCTCTAATGCTGTTTCCCTTGGCATTCAGATCTCCAGGGGAATACAGATTCCTTTGTGCGTACCTAAGAGGCAGAGTTGTTTTAAATGTGCTTCTATCATTATCTTCCATTTTTAACAAAGTGAAAGATCATTTTCCCACTTTAAGAACAATGATCCAGAGTTTGGGGCAACAGCTAGATAAGCAAaatgtttgccttgcaagcatgaagactcaCCTAGCCCCTGGAATTCACATGGGAAGCTAAGCATGGCAGATAAAGGGGTCCCTGGGCCTTACTTCAGAAACTCTGACTGGCTCTAGTTCTCACCAAGAAGCAGCTCCAGAGCCCCTAACTGCCATCCTGCCTACAGTGTGCAGCAGCCAGCCAGCTCTTCCCACCACCAGTCCATCAAGCTAAATAGCTAAGCCAATCTACAGTGAAACTGGTTCTGAGAGAGCTGGCTGTAGTTTCATAATCAAACAAGTGTGTAAAGACTCaggaaaaaaagacatatttaattcattaaaatttttattttgaatagctTTAATCAAAAAGGATTTCATATGGTATTTACAATGCTGAATGTACAATTATGAATATCTACCTTTTTGACAATAGGGTACCATTCTTGAGCagcaatacaattttaaaaatataaagatgtgtCATTTCTGATATATAAAGTTACTTAAAAAAATCCACGGTCTCAGGGAATTCACAAATCATAACAGGAAGtaacttttattaatttcatgTGCACATAATTACCAAATTgtaatacattaaaaatacatgtaaatgcCCAGACTGTACAAAAGTTAATACCCTATTTTGTTAAAAGTTCCCAGTAGCCTCCCACCATAAATATACAAAACCCTCTTATTTGATACAACAAAACTGCATGCATGAAGATAGTAGATGTTCTCTAAAGCTTGAAGTTGCTCTTCACTGGATATGAGTTTTTGCTGCttttggaaaaatatatatatatatatgaaacacattATTTACCATGCCTTTGAAACTGTGCAGTACTTTCAtcaaaatgggaaacaaaataaagtataaaaacaaCAGGTTTGCTTAAATGGAAAGCATTTGGATCTCAGGCTTGTTGGCGCCATACTCTCGCCCAAGCGCTGTCTGCAGCATTCCCTTACAGCAGTTGGTGCTACAAGATAGAAAACATAGTTAccattatttgtttatatgtaagGGAGGAAAACAACTTAAACAACCCTGAGGGAGACCCACATTAAAAaatcttgttatttatttaaaaagttaaaaagctaCATATCATTATTTAACAATTACTTTCCTAGACATTTCTGTCCTTTAAGTGTgtgcataaataaaatttaaatcaacaaTATTATCAATCTTAATACATCAAAATAATATAtgtacagattttaaaatttaggtctgtatatattcaaataatttaaatgtaaaattcagAACCAAAATTACTATGTAATGATGACCTACAGAAGACTCAGTCTACCTATGGCACTAAGCAGGACCCATGTCTGGATTCTTAGACATTCTTCAAACAACATTCTCAACTAGAATAACCTCTCCTGTCTATGTTCAAATCTAACTTCGTACAAATGCTTTCTCTCACCTATATAAGACCTTGTTCCTTTGCAAACAATATGGACAGATGAGATATAAACCCTTTTCAACTCCAAATGTTAAAATGAACTGTCAAAATAGCCTTTATGATTATGCTCTTAAAGATCTTAAATACAATTGATATAGGGTTTCTAAGCTGTAGTTAGCAATTAATCATGTTTCAGTATTTAAACCAAATAAGAGTTAACAATTCAGAAAATGATTGAATACTATTAACATTATTTGAAATAAACATAGAAAGTATAAAACAATAAGTAACTATAGAAAATAGTGCTAATTCACAGCTCAAGAGGTCTAAGATGCATAGCTTCATAGAATCATTCATGGGACAATTGTTCTTATTATCTAACATATAGTAATATCATACATTTTGTTGGAAAAAGTTGATTATTTTCTAAGAATCACTAGTGGCAATAGCAGTAACAGTGATCCTGAGACAAATTTACGTTTTCTACAATTAGCAAACATCATTTGGGTCTTTgaaacattaaacaaaaacaaaaaagaggaggaaaaaaaagtttccacAAATCTGGTTAGCATTTGGTAAACTGGTAAGTATGTACTAGGAAAATAATGATCAACCAGAGTGGAAAGCATACACTTGTAGtgaagaaagaacacagaataATGTTACATTGTTTTACTAATTTAGGGTACATTTTATATATAGCAATGCCAAACTGAAGGCACTGCCAAACTGCCAGGTCCTACCTAGGAAGGCATTTGAAAATTCCTTGAGAACTGAACGGAATCAGATAAAACACAAATGTGTAAATGCTTTCCTCATTCCTTTTGgctaaataaatgtatatgttttttaatttttctcaagcTCACTTGTTACAAAATAGGTAATGTGATGATCTCTGGTGCCACCTAATGGCACAAAACAAGTTCTACAAGTTCATATTGCTTTTGTCAAAGTCATTCAAATTCAATGTTCATTATTCTTTTAAACCCCATTATTCAAAGGAGAGACATATAGTAAAGGTCTAACTCAAAACAAAacgagggagagggagaagaagagaaagagagggaaagagagggagagagaagggaagagggagaaaaggagagggagagagaatatgaatgaatgaatatgaaatatttaaaatgatacaagtcccaaaagaaaaaacaagtggGTTTGAAGAGATATGAATGAGCTCTACTGCCAAGAGAAATAACCTCAATCTTTCTCTGCTGGTGCATTCTGAGATTGGCTTTTACTATCTATTCTAGGCTATTCTAGAATTGTGGACTACAtaattctgcctcagcctcctgtgcaGGATTAGGGGCCTCTACTGTCATGCCTGGCTCAGAAACCAACCTTTCTAGTGAGAGAGTTCTTTGCTTTAACTAGACTGCTGCACAGGACCCATGGAATACTATGAAGGACATCTCAAGACAGCAAGCAGTGGAGCACCTTACTGTCTAGAAAGTGACACCCAggcaggctacacagagaatatAAAACCAGAAATGGAAATTACCTGAGTTGCTCTATCAACAATAACACACAAACTCACTCCTAACTCCAGGTCATAAAAGAAAACTGGTGTATATAACATAGAGTTCTTTGGGAGAAAACACTGGATCAAAACAGGCTTTCAATCTATTTTCACTGAAGGCTAATCACAATTAACTATATTCTTAACAACCACAATTTTGGGGCCTATATGTAAAAGAACTTTCTAATAAGGGGAtttgtgaaaattaaatttaaagaggCAAACTAGTGTCAAAAGCTAAAAATCTGTAAAACCCAAACACAGTTCTTTCATACTCAATATAAAGTATGTATCATATTTAGGTTACTGCATGAAGATATAGCCAGATTTATAGTTAATAACTGTGCAGCAAATGACATtttactgttttctgttttaatcaACTGCTGTATTATGAGAGGGATATAAATTGAACTAGTGCCATTTTGCCAACGGCGCATCCTGCTGAATACTACTGCTACTGGCACTGCAGAGCAGTCTTTGCTATGTTATGGTGATAATCTGACATGATCCATTCTCCTTTACTACAGCTTTGGCTTCCGTCGTTGTCTGAGGCTTAGGCGGCCACTCAGGATCGAAGCGGAGCTCCTGTGCTAGGTACATGTACTTTGCTTTTGGAGTCTTCTTTCTACAGCTCAGGGCCCAGGACAAGCAGCATTTCCCCCATCGATCCACTGActcctaagaaagaaaaaaacaccagAGTAAGGGCTTTTTGGTTAAAGCATACATTGTGCACAGAATAGTATAAGATAACTTCTAAATATAACAAATAACTAGGAAAAACTTCATGCAAAAAAGCCAGCTTTCAATTTAGGAACAGATTGCTTTTAAAGAGGATTTTTCTCCTGCTCCTTTAGTTTTGTGCATGTGTCTTTTGTACTGATATATTCTCTAACAGAAAATACGGAGAAGATATTTTTAGCATTTAATTTGGAAATCCTTACTCCATCTCAAATTACTTTTAGATTACCCATACCCACCGATCACTTTTATAAGGAGGCAGTGAAAGATATCATTGTTACTGCTAATATCACTTTCAAAACACAAAGCATGAAGTAAACACCTTAAGGTGAAAATCAGGATCTCGTTgtcacatttgaaaaaaaaaaaatcacagcttttAAAATAACAGCTTTGGCCAGGAAAGGTGCTCTATACTTCATCTCTGAAAACAGCTCATATACTAATTTGGCTATTATTTCTCCCAAGTAAAATTTTGACCCAGCCCATACTACACTCTAACCTCAATAGAAGCAATTGTGCAAAATGAAGGTACAGCATACCAGATGAGCATTCTAACATGAACATCCAAAGTACCCACAGCCAAGAAAGGCAATGTGTTACAATGTATACTTGAAACACAATTCTTAACTGGCCAACAGGAACCAGGCATGTGTAGCACCTTcgatcctagcactggggagtcCAAGGCAGGACATTTTAGAGTTCACCACCAGACTGAGCTATAAAGGAAGCATTGGGTCAATTTAAGCTACAAAGTGAAAGTTCTGCCTTAACCAACTGATCCAAATTAAGGCAAAGAGTAGCCAATGGAAAGGACCAAAGTACTTCAAAATGAAAGCTCTGAAAACTAATTTCCCCAAAGACCTTCTCTCATTTCAGTAAGACAACCATCAGTAAATCTGCCCCTCAGATTCAGTTGTAGATAAAACATTGAGCTGCATTGCTTCCCAAGTATCTAAAAGCAAAATTGTAGTCACAGATAAGCTGAATTACAATCTAGGGGAAACTAAAAgatttaaagattattttccaAGTAACCTCTATTATCATCACAATGAAGGTTTTTAAGATATGCATGGTGGAACTTGCCTGTAATAactaatactcaggaggcagaggcaagaagatcttcacaagtttgaagctagcctggtgcTATACAATGAgatcctacatttaaaaaaaaaagcaaactgaagTAGGGTGGGGGTGGATTTTTTGGGGAGTGCAGCTATgctattctctttttaaaaagaatccacAACAAAGCTAGCAGTTTCCTTCCCAGTGTGATTGCACCACAACAATCAGTCATCTGAGATGACACTGAACTAC
This genomic window from Mastomys coucha isolate ucsf_1 unplaced genomic scaffold, UCSF_Mcou_1 pScaffold12, whole genome shotgun sequence contains:
- the Gp5 gene encoding platelet glycoprotein V, translated to MLRSALLSAVLALVHAQPFSCPKTCKCVVRDATQCSGGSVAHIAELGLPTNLTHILLFRMDQGILRRHSFSGMTVLQRLMLSDSHISAIDPGTFNDLVKLKTLRLTRNKISHLPRAILDKMVLLEQLFLDHNALRDLDQNLFQKLLNLQELCLNQNQLSFLPANLFSSLGKLKVLDLSRNNLTHLPKGLLGAQVKLEKLLLYSNQLTSVDSGLLSNLGALTELRLERNHLRSIAPGAFDRLGNLNSLTLSRNLLGSLPPALFLHASSVTRLTLFENPLEELPEVLFGEMTGLRELWLNGTHLSTLPAAAFRNLSGLQTLGLTRNPLLRALPRGAFHGLEELRVLALHTNALAELPDDALRGLGRLRLVSLRHNRLRAIPRTLFRNLSSLQTVELEHNQLETLPGDVFAALPQLTQILLGHNPWLCDCGLWPFLQWLRHHQHLLGRDEPPQCRGPEPRANLAFWELLQGDPWCPDPRGPPLDPPTENALEAPVPSGLPNGWQSQAWAQLVARGESSNNSLYWGLYILLLVTQAIIAGFIVFAMIKIGQLFRTLIREQLLFEAMEKSCN